The candidate division WOR-3 bacterium genome has a segment encoding these proteins:
- a CDS encoding DUF3108 domain-containing protein, which translates to MNPIIFLLCFMVGEKLDYVARFSFITLGSMTLEIKDTLSYDSTTCYHFRSVINSSPGLSFLFSLNDTIDVYAETTGLLPLFYEEKLNESKYHHRSKLVFNHDSLYVVYDDSLIFEIAAQTRDLLSFWYYLRTIPLKIGDTIVVRIHKSMENHEILCPVVKKEKIKTPGGEFNTILVSPQTTGKGVFGSKGSMDIWYSDDEKRYPVQIRAKMKIGSILFKLKEVEN; encoded by the coding sequence ATGAATCCGATAATATTCCTGCTCTGTTTCATGGTCGGAGAAAAACTTGACTATGTCGCCAGGTTCTCATTCATCACCCTCGGAAGTATGACCCTGGAGATCAAAGACACCCTGTCCTATGACAGTACGACCTGCTATCACTTCAGATCGGTCATAAACTCAAGCCCGGGCCTCAGCTTCCTCTTTTCTTTGAATGACACCATAGACGTCTATGCCGAGACGACCGGCCTCTTACCCCTTTTCTATGAAGAAAAGTTGAACGAAAGTAAATATCACCACCGCTCAAAACTGGTCTTTAATCACGACAGCCTCTATGTGGTCTACGATGATTCTTTAATCTTTGAAATAGCCGCGCAGACAAGGGACCTGCTCAGTTTCTGGTATTATCTCCGCACCATACCTCTAAAAATCGGCGACACCATAGTGGTAAGGATTCACAAATCCATGGAAAACCACGAAATTCTGTGTCCGGTGGTGAAGAAAGAGAAGATCAAAACGCCCGGAGGAGAATTCAACACGATTCTTGTTTCACCCCAGACAACGGGTAAAGGGGTCTTCGGTTCAAAAGGCAGTATGGATATCTGGTATTCTGACGATGAAAAGCGGTATCCGGTTCAGATCAGGGCGAAGATGAAGATCGGCAGTATCCTGTTCAAGTTGAAGGAGGTGGAAAATTAA
- a CDS encoding zinc metalloprotease HtpX, with amino-acid sequence MGETLYDLIAANKRKTFLFILITTLFLAVLGYTIIRILDWGLIGYVGFAVFIILYNVILYYNSDKLALSSTGSVPADPEEFKMLHNVVEEVSIAAGIPKPKVYITPSPAPNAFATGRNPQNASVAVTTGLLEIMNRQELQGVIAHEIAHIRNYDILLMTVVAAIGGLIILLRDFLLRSMFWGGRRRSSRRTGGQLGLILIVVGLVLAIIAPLFVALIRAAISRQREYLADASGAYITRYPQGLAQALAKLRDAHKPLKRASQSNAHLFIASPFGKDRMNAAGLFATHPPLDSRIERLNSLVI; translated from the coding sequence ATGGGTGAAACGCTATACGATTTAATTGCTGCGAATAAACGAAAAACTTTTTTATTTATCCTCATCACAACCCTGTTCCTCGCCGTTCTCGGTTATACGATAATCCGGATTCTCGACTGGGGACTCATCGGATATGTCGGTTTTGCGGTATTTATCATTCTCTACAATGTAATCCTCTATTATAATTCCGACAAACTGGCTCTCTCTTCCACGGGTTCGGTCCCTGCCGACCCAGAGGAATTCAAGATGCTCCATAATGTTGTGGAAGAGGTTTCAATCGCCGCGGGTATACCAAAACCAAAGGTTTATATCACCCCCTCACCCGCTCCCAATGCCTTTGCAACCGGACGCAACCCTCAGAATGCATCGGTTGCGGTGACGACCGGACTACTGGAGATAATGAACCGTCAGGAACTCCAGGGCGTTATCGCCCACGAAATCGCCCATATAAGGAATTATGATATCCTGCTTATGACCGTTGTCGCGGCGATCGGCGGATTAATCATTCTTCTCAGAGACTTCTTGCTTCGCTCGATGTTCTGGGGAGGCCGTCGAAGGAGCAGTCGAAGAACCGGCGGCCAGCTCGGTTTGATTCTCATTGTCGTAGGTTTAGTCCTGGCGATCATCGCACCGCTGTTCGTCGCGTTGATCAGAGCGGCGATATCACGCCAGCGCGAGTATCTCGCCGACGCCTCAGGCGCATACATCACCCGGTATCCTCAGGGACTTGCACAGGCACTCGCAAAACTGCGTGACGCCCACAAACCCCTGAAACGAGCTTCCCAATCAAACGCCCACCTCTTTATCGCCAGTCCTTTCGGCAAGGATCGGATGAATGCAGCGGGGCTCTTCGCCACACATCCCCCTCTTGATTCAAGGATCGAAAGATTGAACAGTTTGGTGATATGA
- a CDS encoding LemA family protein, with the protein MIILLILIIILVVVFIGIYNRLVVKKMRVDNGWAQIDVQLKRRYDLIPNLVETVKGYAKHEKEVFEKVAELRSRAMGATNPKEAAEANNMLTATLKSLFAVAENYPQLKANENFLKLQEELTATENKIAFARQFYNDVVMDYNTTIQKFPQTIVAALFNFKLREFFEAPEEEKKTVPKVKF; encoded by the coding sequence ATGATTATCTTATTAATACTAATAATAATTTTGGTGGTCGTTTTCATCGGCATATACAACCGTCTTGTGGTTAAAAAGATGCGCGTTGACAACGGCTGGGCTCAAATCGATGTGCAGCTGAAACGAAGATACGACCTGATTCCGAATCTCGTCGAGACTGTAAAAGGATATGCCAAGCATGAAAAGGAAGTCTTCGAGAAAGTGGCTGAACTTCGTTCAAGGGCAATGGGTGCGACCAACCCCAAAGAAGCGGCTGAAGCGAACAATATGCTCACCGCCACCCTGAAATCCCTCTTTGCAGTGGCGGAAAACTATCCCCAGCTGAAGGCGAATGAAAACTTCTTGAAATTACAGGAAGAACTGACGGCTACTGAAAACAAGATTGCATTCGCACGGCAGTTTTATAATGATGTCGTGATGGATTATAATACGACGATTCAGAAGTTTCCTCAGACGATCGTCGCGGCGCTCTTCAATTTCAAACTCCGTGAATTTTTTGAAGCACCGGAAGAGGAGAAAAAGACCGTCCCCAAGGTTAAGTTTTAA
- a CDS encoding PEGA domain-containing protein: protein MTNRTIKNFEIKELIATGGMAAIYKAVQVSLDRIVAVKILHGHLAQDKNFITRFEREAKAAANLKHENIVNIIDYGKAEEVYFIAMEYVEGKSLKELISEIKFIPCDIALAIAQQIVYGLDHAHKKGVVHRDIKPANILIGYDGIVKIADFGLAQAQDLTSVTVTGSIVGTPAYMSPEQAGGKRVDSRTDIFSLGVVIYEMITGIKPFSGENYSSVIHEILTVTPPRPVEANPLISREINDIIEKMLEKDLDKRYQDIAKVNEDITSYFKAKNIEISRKEIGGFISTPDEQFAEVVKERKAKHFERGLYFLSLGGNRIDDAISEFSKVLHLDPDDDKAKKYLTDLRNKKAKQKVLPAKPEEPAEPVAKRNILPFVGIGLGLLALLAVIFGIFRKPTAEKPLLTDADTEEFSFVQITSKPGMAAVFLDGENTGRFTPTRLGSLEPGEHKIVLKKEGFQDFTEGFKVKGGDTIKLNAVLSELKSEVEYGAIRITSKPSDAYVFLDDKKTGFKTPCTIEKVEKGIHRIKVVKKGYRPAEASRTISPKKTTTVSFTMQKIKEPAASERFSYLKINVDPWAKIYIDGKYRETTPIAEPIKVSSGTHTIKLSNPNFQTYEKKMKFKPGETKILDVKLRKLDGYLKLTVK from the coding sequence ATGACGAATCGCACCATCAAAAACTTCGAAATCAAAGAGCTTATTGCCACGGGCGGTATGGCGGCTATTTATAAGGCGGTTCAGGTATCCCTGGACCGCATTGTAGCAGTCAAGATACTCCATGGACATCTTGCCCAGGACAAAAATTTCATAACGAGATTCGAGAGGGAGGCGAAAGCCGCCGCCAACCTCAAACATGAGAATATCGTGAATATCATTGATTATGGTAAGGCGGAAGAGGTCTACTTTATCGCAATGGAGTATGTGGAGGGAAAGAGTCTCAAGGAGTTGATCAGTGAAATTAAATTCATCCCCTGTGACATCGCCCTCGCGATTGCGCAGCAGATCGTGTACGGCCTCGACCATGCGCATAAAAAGGGTGTGGTCCATCGGGATATCAAGCCGGCTAACATCCTGATCGGGTATGACGGCATCGTGAAGATTGCGGATTTCGGTCTGGCACAGGCACAGGATTTGACCTCGGTGACGGTGACCGGTTCGATCGTCGGCACCCCGGCTTATATGTCTCCGGAACAAGCCGGCGGCAAAAGGGTCGACAGCCGGACAGATATTTTTTCACTGGGAGTCGTCATTTACGAGATGATCACCGGCATCAAACCGTTTTCCGGCGAAAACTACTCTTCGGTGATCCATGAAATCTTGACCGTGACCCCGCCCAGGCCGGTTGAAGCCAATCCATTGATCTCCAGAGAGATAAACGATATTATCGAGAAGATGCTCGAGAAGGATCTTGATAAGAGGTACCAGGATATCGCCAAAGTGAATGAAGATATTACTTCATATTTTAAGGCGAAGAATATCGAGATTTCCCGGAAAGAGATCGGTGGATTTATCAGTACGCCGGACGAACAATTCGCCGAGGTGGTTAAAGAGAGAAAGGCGAAACATTTTGAACGAGGACTTTACTTTCTCAGTCTCGGTGGGAACAGGATCGACGATGCGATTTCTGAATTCAGCAAGGTGCTTCATCTGGATCCGGATGATGATAAGGCGAAGAAATACCTTACTGATTTGAGGAACAAAAAAGCGAAACAGAAAGTCCTTCCGGCAAAACCCGAAGAGCCTGCCGAACCGGTCGCCAAACGAAATATACTTCCTTTTGTGGGAATCGGTCTCGGATTACTGGCTCTACTCGCCGTTATCTTCGGGATTTTCAGAAAACCGACGGCTGAGAAACCACTGCTTACAGATGCGGATACTGAAGAATTTTCTTTTGTTCAGATCACTTCAAAACCGGGTATGGCGGCTGTTTTCCTTGACGGCGAAAATACCGGCAGGTTTACGCCGACACGGCTCGGCAGCCTTGAGCCCGGAGAACACAAGATTGTTTTGAAAAAGGAGGGATTCCAGGATTTCACAGAAGGTTTTAAAGTAAAAGGTGGGGATACCATTAAGTTGAATGCCGTACTTAGTGAACTGAAAAGCGAGGTGGAATACGGTGCGATTCGGATAACCTCAAAACCATCAGATGCCTATGTCTTTCTTGATGACAAAAAGACCGGGTTCAAAACACCCTGTACCATTGAAAAAGTCGAAAAGGGGATACACCGAATCAAGGTGGTCAAAAAAGGTTACAGACCGGCGGAAGCGAGCCGCACGATCTCTCCGAAGAAGACGACGACCGTTTCATTCACCATGCAGAAGATCAAAGAGCCTGCCGCCTCAGAGCGGTTTTCATACTTGAAGATTAATGTTGATCCCTGGGCGAAGATCTATA